One genomic window of Chanos chanos chromosome 13, fChaCha1.1, whole genome shotgun sequence includes the following:
- the wfdc1 gene encoding WAP four-disulfide core domain protein 1 has protein sequence MLDWEVRTPLRTVLLLCALLLLAGSGNTRRIRRRGLHQKDYEYPNHSQSTQYQKNDRCPPPPQMLPERACEVPGCRSDSECERHKRCCYNGCIYACLESVQPPPVLDWLVQPKPRWLGGNGWLLDGPEEVLQAEACSTTEDGDEPLHCPTGYECHIINPGNPAAGIPNRGQCIKLRGNSDGRSLRHKYFKDYKDYLGSNSNNAVSYEKHHHKHLG, from the exons ATGCTGGACTGGGAGGTTCGGACTCCGTTACGGACAGTTCTGctgctctgtgctctgctgCTGTTAGCCGGCTCAGGGAACACACGCAGGATCAGGAGGAGAGGATTACACCAGAAG GACTATGAATACCCAAACCACTCTCAGTCCACTCAGTACCAGAAGAATGACCGTTGCCCACCCCCGCCCCAGATGCTGCCCGAGCGTGCGTGCGAAGTGCCCGGCTGCCGCTCCGATTCGGAATGCGAGCGGCACAAACGCTGCTGTTACAACGGCTGTATCTACGCTTGCCTGGAGTCAGTTCAGCCGCCACCTG TGTTGGACTGGCTAGTGCAGCCTAAACCTCGCTGGCTGGGTGGAAATGGATGGTTGTTAGATGGACCTGAGGAGGTTCTACAAG CTGAGGCCTGCAGTACCACAGAGGATGGAGATGAGCCCCTGCACTGTCCCACTGGGTACGAGTGTCACATCATTAATCCTGGGAACCCTGCGGCAGGAATCCCAAACCGCGGCCAGTGCATCAAACTCCGCGGCAACTCAG ATGGGCGTAGTCTGAGGCACAAGTACTTCAAAGATTACAAGGATTACTTAG GAAGTAACTCCAACAATGCAGTGAGCTACGAGAAACATCACCACAAACATTTGGGATGA